A genomic stretch from Cydia amplana chromosome 1, ilCydAmpl1.1, whole genome shotgun sequence includes:
- the LOC134652303 gene encoding glycerol kinase 3 isoform X1 — MSVRVRGAMDRSFKRILRRQKTVHGDMPVKDGSRRSLVGVIDDGTKTVRVVIYEAERSEELAAYQLDKTEVQPQEGWSEQDPMEIIHHIKLCAEKAIEQLAVKGYSKDDIVALGITNQRETTIAWDRFTGEPLHPAIAWNDIRTDVTVDAILAKVPDQNKNYLKSVSGLPISPYFSALKMRWLKDNAKTVRRAGRDKRLMFGTVDSWIVWNLTGGPRGGLHITDVTNASRTLLMNLETLNWDPMLCRLFGIHRDSLPQIRSSSEVYGVVKDGSILDGIRISGILGNQQSALVGQNCLSAGQAKNTYRSGCFLLYNTGSRRVQSTHGLLTTVAYRLGPQAPPVYALEGSIAVAGGAVKFLRDNLKLIKDVAKDTEHIAGQVFSTGDVYFVPAFSGLYAPYWRKDARGIICGLTAFTTKQHIIRATLEAVCFQTRDILEAMNKDCGMPLSKLHVDGNMTRNDLLMQLQADLIGIPVLRAQSWDMSALGAAVVAGHAVGVWSIETWRATATPIDTFLPTTTDDDRDARYTKWKMAVQRSLGWAAIKKSITMTGQNLRNFSMTRLNSLDTLSTGSRKNSLFENADTDFEIDEECSTVEELLKYQARKFSIFPQKSRKERSILDDAEHFMAKRECDYGLCQCCRTEKKLQKATNWESIEEMIENDPEIIFDGDHNPIVVEPRRMSAAPVELGPLDSVPALLTGSAVNLRKHMHLEKIPALFRTICNKFSNTSLT, encoded by the exons GCGACATGCCGGTGAAGGACGGCAGCCGGCGGTCGCTGGTCGGCGTGATCGACGACGGCACCAAGACCGTCAGAGTCGTG ATATACGAAGCAGAGCGCTCAGAAGAGCTCGCCGCGTACCAACTCGACAAAACCGAAGTCCAGCCGCAGGAAGGATGGTCCGAACAGGATCCCATGGAGATCATACACCACATCAAGCTATGTGCCGAGAAGGCCATCGAACAACTAGCTGTTAAAG GCTACTCCAAAGATGACATCGTGGCGCTCGGCATCACCAATCAGAGGGAGACGACGATAGCGTGGGACAGATTCACGGGAGAGCCTTTACATCCTGCTATAG CGTGGAACGACATCCGCACAGACGTCACGGTAGACGCGATCCTCGCCAAGGTCCCGGATCAGAACAAGAACTACCTCAAGTCCGTCTCCGGCTTGCCCATCAGTCCATATTTCAGCGCGTTAAAGATGAGATGGCTAAAGGACAACGCCAAAACCGTCCGGCGTGCCGGGCGGGACAAGAGGCTAATGTTTGGGACGGTCGACTCCTGGATTGTATGG AACTTAACCGGCGGTCCGAGAGGAGGTCTCCACATTACTGATGTCACCAACGCTTCGCGAACACTTCTGATGAACCTGGAAACTTTGAATTGGGACCCTATGTTGTGTAG ATTATTTGGAATCCACCGAGACTCACTACCCCAAATACGAAGCAGTTCCGAAGTGTACGGCGTAGTCAAAGACGGATCCATCTTAGACGGAATTAGGATATCGGGA ATATTAGGCAACCAGCAGTCAGCCCTAGTCGGTCAAAACTGCCTGTCAGCCGGCCAGGCCAAGAACACCTACCGTAGTGGCTGTTTCCTTCTCTACAATACTGGTTCCCGCCGTGTGCAGTCTACCCACGGTCTTCTAACGACAGTAGCTTACAGGCTGGGACCACAAGCACCGCCTGTATATGCATTAGAAG GCTCAATAGCTGTAGCGGGAGGCGCCGTGAAATTCCTCCGTGACAACCTCAAACTAATTAAAGACGTGGCGAAGGACACAGAGCATATCGCCGGCCAAGTGTTTTCTACAGGGGACGTTTACTTCGTGCCGGCGTTCAGCGGGCTGTACGCGCCGTACTGGAGGAAGGACGCCAGGGG aATTATTTGCGGTCTGACGGCATTCACCACAAAACAGCACATCATACGGGCAACGCTGgaggctgtttgtttccaaactAG GGACATATTGGAAGCCATGAATAAAGATTGCGGTATGCCGCTGTCAAAACTACACGTGGATGGAAACATGACTCGTAACGATTTGCTCATGCAACTCCAGGCCGATCTCATCGGGATACCTGTGT TGCGAGCGCAATCTTGGGACATGTCAGCCCTGGGCGCAGCCGTAGTGGCCGGCCACGCGGTCGGCGTGTGGTCCATAGAAACGTGGAGGGCCACCGCTACCCCTATCGACACCTTCCTACCCACTACCACCGATGATG ATCGCGACGCGCGCTACACAAAGTGGAAGATGGCCGTCCAACGCTCACTCGGCTGGGCCGCCATCAAAAAGTCCATCACCATGACAGGTCAGAACTTACGCAACTTTAGCATGACCCGCCTTAACAGTCTAGATACTCTCTCCACCGGCAGTAGGAAAAACTCTCTCTTCGAAAACGCTGACACAGACTTCGAAATAGACGAGGAATGTAGCACCGTAGAAGAATTACTTAAATACCAAGCCAGAAAGTTCTCGATCTTCCCTCAGAAGTCTAGGAAAGAGCGCAGTATTTTAGACGACGCGGAGCATTTTATGGCTAAAAGAGAGTGCGATTACGGTTTGTGTCAGTGTTGTAGAACGGAAAAAAAGTTGCAAAAGGCCACCAACTGGGAGTCTATAGAAGAGATGATCGAAAACGACCCGGAGATCATATTCGATGGGGATCATAATCCCATCGTAGTGGAGCCTAGGAGAATGTCGGCCGCGCCGGTTGAGCTTGGACCTTTAGACTCTGTACCCGCTTTGTTAACGGGCAGCGCTGTCAACTTACGGAAGCACATGCATTTGGAGAAAATACCGGCGCTGTTTAGAACTATCTGtaataagttttctaacacTTCTCTCACGTAA
- the LOC134652303 gene encoding glycerol kinase 3 isoform X3 — protein MSVRVRGAMDRSFKRILRRQKTVHGDMPVKDGSRRSLVGVIDDGTKTVRVVIYEAERSEELAAYQLDKTEVQPQEGWSEQDPMEIIHHIKLCAEKAIEQLAVKGYSKDDIVALGITNQRETTIAWDRFTGEPLHPAIAWNDIRTDVTVDAILAKVPDQNKNYLKSVSGLPISPYFSALKMRWLKDNAKTVRRAGRDKRLMFGTVDSWIVWNLTGGPRGGLHITDVTNASRTLLMNLETLNWDPMLCRLFGIHRDSLPQIRSSSEVYGVVKDGSILDGIRISGILGNQQSALVGQNCLSAGQAKNTYRSGCFLLYNTGSRRVQSTHGLLTTVAYRLGPQAPPVYALEGSIAVAGGAVKFLRDNLKLIKDVAKDTEHIAGQVFSTGDVYFVPAFSGLYAPYWRKDARGIICGLTAFTTKQHIIRATLEAVCFQTRDILEAMNKDCGMPLSKLHVDGNMTRNDLLMQLQADLIGIPVLRAQSWDMSALGAAVVAGHAVGVWSIETWRATATPIDTFLPTTTDDDRDARYTKWKMAVQRSLGWAAIKKSITMTGHKTSISTLPSKL, from the exons GCGACATGCCGGTGAAGGACGGCAGCCGGCGGTCGCTGGTCGGCGTGATCGACGACGGCACCAAGACCGTCAGAGTCGTG ATATACGAAGCAGAGCGCTCAGAAGAGCTCGCCGCGTACCAACTCGACAAAACCGAAGTCCAGCCGCAGGAAGGATGGTCCGAACAGGATCCCATGGAGATCATACACCACATCAAGCTATGTGCCGAGAAGGCCATCGAACAACTAGCTGTTAAAG GCTACTCCAAAGATGACATCGTGGCGCTCGGCATCACCAATCAGAGGGAGACGACGATAGCGTGGGACAGATTCACGGGAGAGCCTTTACATCCTGCTATAG CGTGGAACGACATCCGCACAGACGTCACGGTAGACGCGATCCTCGCCAAGGTCCCGGATCAGAACAAGAACTACCTCAAGTCCGTCTCCGGCTTGCCCATCAGTCCATATTTCAGCGCGTTAAAGATGAGATGGCTAAAGGACAACGCCAAAACCGTCCGGCGTGCCGGGCGGGACAAGAGGCTAATGTTTGGGACGGTCGACTCCTGGATTGTATGG AACTTAACCGGCGGTCCGAGAGGAGGTCTCCACATTACTGATGTCACCAACGCTTCGCGAACACTTCTGATGAACCTGGAAACTTTGAATTGGGACCCTATGTTGTGTAG ATTATTTGGAATCCACCGAGACTCACTACCCCAAATACGAAGCAGTTCCGAAGTGTACGGCGTAGTCAAAGACGGATCCATCTTAGACGGAATTAGGATATCGGGA ATATTAGGCAACCAGCAGTCAGCCCTAGTCGGTCAAAACTGCCTGTCAGCCGGCCAGGCCAAGAACACCTACCGTAGTGGCTGTTTCCTTCTCTACAATACTGGTTCCCGCCGTGTGCAGTCTACCCACGGTCTTCTAACGACAGTAGCTTACAGGCTGGGACCACAAGCACCGCCTGTATATGCATTAGAAG GCTCAATAGCTGTAGCGGGAGGCGCCGTGAAATTCCTCCGTGACAACCTCAAACTAATTAAAGACGTGGCGAAGGACACAGAGCATATCGCCGGCCAAGTGTTTTCTACAGGGGACGTTTACTTCGTGCCGGCGTTCAGCGGGCTGTACGCGCCGTACTGGAGGAAGGACGCCAGGGG aATTATTTGCGGTCTGACGGCATTCACCACAAAACAGCACATCATACGGGCAACGCTGgaggctgtttgtttccaaactAG GGACATATTGGAAGCCATGAATAAAGATTGCGGTATGCCGCTGTCAAAACTACACGTGGATGGAAACATGACTCGTAACGATTTGCTCATGCAACTCCAGGCCGATCTCATCGGGATACCTGTGT TGCGAGCGCAATCTTGGGACATGTCAGCCCTGGGCGCAGCCGTAGTGGCCGGCCACGCGGTCGGCGTGTGGTCCATAGAAACGTGGAGGGCCACCGCTACCCCTATCGACACCTTCCTACCCACTACCACCGATGATG ATCGCGACGCGCGCTACACAAAGTGGAAGATGGCCGTCCAACGCTCACTCGGCTGGGCCGCCATCAAAAAGTCCATCACCATGACAG GCCATAAAACTAGTATAAGTACTTTGCctagtaaattataa
- the LOC134652303 gene encoding glycerol kinase 3 isoform X2 — MSVRVRGAMDRSFKRILRRQKTVHGDMPVKDGSRRSLVGVIDDGTKTVRVVIYEAERSEELAAYQLDKTEVQPQEGWSEQDPMEIIHHIKLCAEKAIEQLAVKGYSKDDIVALGITNQRETTIAWDRFTGEPLHPAIAWNDIRTDVTVDAILAKVPDQNKNYLKSVSGLPISPYFSALKMRWLKDNAKTVRRAGRDKRLMFGTVDSWIVWNLTGGPRGGLHITDVTNASRTLLMNLETLNWDPMLCRLFGIHRDSLPQIRSSSEVYGVVKDGSILDGIRISGILGNQQSALVGQNCLSAGQAKNTYRSGCFLLYNTGSRRVQSTHGLLTTVAYRLGPQAPPVYALEGSIAVAGGAVKFLRDNLKLIKDVAKDTEHIAGQVFSTGDVYFVPAFSGLYAPYWRKDARGIICGLTAFTTKQHIIRATLEAVCFQTRDILEAMNKDCGMPLSKLHVDGNMTRNDLLMQLQADLIGIPVLRAQSWDMSALGAAVVAGHAVGVWSIETWRATATPIDTFLPTTTDDDRDARYTKWKMAVQRSLGWAAIKKSITMTDERYKLLSSIPATLFLIGSFTMLVVSNALKNR, encoded by the exons GCGACATGCCGGTGAAGGACGGCAGCCGGCGGTCGCTGGTCGGCGTGATCGACGACGGCACCAAGACCGTCAGAGTCGTG ATATACGAAGCAGAGCGCTCAGAAGAGCTCGCCGCGTACCAACTCGACAAAACCGAAGTCCAGCCGCAGGAAGGATGGTCCGAACAGGATCCCATGGAGATCATACACCACATCAAGCTATGTGCCGAGAAGGCCATCGAACAACTAGCTGTTAAAG GCTACTCCAAAGATGACATCGTGGCGCTCGGCATCACCAATCAGAGGGAGACGACGATAGCGTGGGACAGATTCACGGGAGAGCCTTTACATCCTGCTATAG CGTGGAACGACATCCGCACAGACGTCACGGTAGACGCGATCCTCGCCAAGGTCCCGGATCAGAACAAGAACTACCTCAAGTCCGTCTCCGGCTTGCCCATCAGTCCATATTTCAGCGCGTTAAAGATGAGATGGCTAAAGGACAACGCCAAAACCGTCCGGCGTGCCGGGCGGGACAAGAGGCTAATGTTTGGGACGGTCGACTCCTGGATTGTATGG AACTTAACCGGCGGTCCGAGAGGAGGTCTCCACATTACTGATGTCACCAACGCTTCGCGAACACTTCTGATGAACCTGGAAACTTTGAATTGGGACCCTATGTTGTGTAG ATTATTTGGAATCCACCGAGACTCACTACCCCAAATACGAAGCAGTTCCGAAGTGTACGGCGTAGTCAAAGACGGATCCATCTTAGACGGAATTAGGATATCGGGA ATATTAGGCAACCAGCAGTCAGCCCTAGTCGGTCAAAACTGCCTGTCAGCCGGCCAGGCCAAGAACACCTACCGTAGTGGCTGTTTCCTTCTCTACAATACTGGTTCCCGCCGTGTGCAGTCTACCCACGGTCTTCTAACGACAGTAGCTTACAGGCTGGGACCACAAGCACCGCCTGTATATGCATTAGAAG GCTCAATAGCTGTAGCGGGAGGCGCCGTGAAATTCCTCCGTGACAACCTCAAACTAATTAAAGACGTGGCGAAGGACACAGAGCATATCGCCGGCCAAGTGTTTTCTACAGGGGACGTTTACTTCGTGCCGGCGTTCAGCGGGCTGTACGCGCCGTACTGGAGGAAGGACGCCAGGGG aATTATTTGCGGTCTGACGGCATTCACCACAAAACAGCACATCATACGGGCAACGCTGgaggctgtttgtttccaaactAG GGACATATTGGAAGCCATGAATAAAGATTGCGGTATGCCGCTGTCAAAACTACACGTGGATGGAAACATGACTCGTAACGATTTGCTCATGCAACTCCAGGCCGATCTCATCGGGATACCTGTGT TGCGAGCGCAATCTTGGGACATGTCAGCCCTGGGCGCAGCCGTAGTGGCCGGCCACGCGGTCGGCGTGTGGTCCATAGAAACGTGGAGGGCCACCGCTACCCCTATCGACACCTTCCTACCCACTACCACCGATGATG ATCGCGACGCGCGCTACACAAAGTGGAAGATGGCCGTCCAACGCTCACTCGGCTGGGCCGCCATCAAAAAGTCCATCACCATGACAG ACGAACGCTACAAACTACTCTCCTCGATTCCAGCGACGCTGTTCCTCATTGGCAGCTTCACCATGCTAGTCGTATCCAATGCGCTCAAAAATAGGTGA